The following is a genomic window from Sutcliffiella horikoshii.
ACTGCCAGAGAAATTCCGACAAGCAATGCGATGATGATTCTCGGCAGACGGAAGGATTGGACAACAAGCGTCTCCATGGAATCTCCTTGGCCGAAGAATACTTTTATCACATTCCATGGAGAGATTTTCATATCTCCCATACCTGTACTTAAAATAAACAAACTGATGACAGCGAGTGCTAACCCAAAAATAGTAAGTATTGCTTTTTTATCCATAAAGAAGGATAAGCGACCTTTGCCAAGTCGAAACGTTTTATAGTTCTTCATTTTCCGTGGAACCCCCTTCTCGCAATATAAATAAAGAATGGAGTTCCAATTACAGCCGTCATGACTCCGACAGGGACCTCTTGCGGCATAATCACATAACGAGCTCCTATATCGGCTATAAGCAGCAGGATGCCGCCAAGTATACCGCAGTAGGGAGCCAGCCAGCGATGGTCAGTACCCACTAGAAATCTGGCAACATGCGGGATAACTATTCCGATGAATACAATTGGTCCTGCAATTGCAACCGATCCTCCTGCAAGCAAGATGATAATGATTGCAGCCGTAATTTTTAGGAAGCCGATTTTTACACCAAGGCTTGTTGCGACGTCATCCCCCATTGCAAGCAAGTTAATCTTTTTCCCGATGAAAAAGGATGCAAACCATGCAACTGCAATATAAGGAAGTACGGCATACACCATATCAAGACTTCTCCCTTGAACAGAACCTGCCAACCAGAACAGGACTTGATCGAGAGCCGTCTCGTTCACAACGAGCAACCCCTGTGTGAGAGAGGAAAACATAGCCGCAATCGCCGCACCGGCAAGTGTCAGCTTCATCGGAGTCAGCCCCTCACGGCCAAGTGATCCGATAAAATAAACCGCAAACGCAGCAAGGGCTGCACCGGCAAAAGCCAGCCAAGTATAAGTTTGTAAAGATGTTACAGAAAAGAAGGAAACCGCGACTACCACAAAAAAGCTAG
Proteins encoded in this region:
- a CDS encoding FecCD family ABC transporter permease is translated as MLLRKNTHKVFGLIIGFLLLSMSFVASIIYGYTDTSFSLAIDAFRNFDGSNEHIIVQSVRLPRAIIAAVVGGSLAIAGLWMQALTKNPLASPGIFGINAGASFFVVVAVSFFSVTSLQTYTWLAFAGAALAAFAVYFIGSLGREGLTPMKLTLAGAAIAAMFSSLTQGLLVVNETALDQVLFWLAGSVQGRSLDMVYAVLPYIAVAWFASFFIGKKINLLAMGDDVATSLGVKIGFLKITAAIIIILLAGGSVAIAGPIVFIGIVIPHVARFLVGTDHRWLAPYCGILGGILLLIADIGARYVIMPQEVPVGVMTAVIGTPFFIYIARRGFHGK